The Micropterus dolomieu isolate WLL.071019.BEF.003 ecotype Adirondacks linkage group LG22, ASM2129224v1, whole genome shotgun sequence genome contains a region encoding:
- the sema4ba gene encoding sema domain, immunoglobulin domain (Ig), transmembrane domain (TM) and short cytoplasmic domain, (semaphorin) 4Ba, translating into MSMAWLRIPAYTLLLVVCFHTAVMENDVTPRLTFSYNAKERTTRSFSVSGVFNYTSLLLSKEDNMLYVGAREILFALNLTDISAVKLHRNLTWKTPERKRDECSFKGKDLQTDCFNYIKILLHVNSTHLYVCGTYAFSPTCAYINTADFSLVKSRTGEIVTEDGRSRCPFNPEYKSTAIMADGELYAGTVSNFQGNEPIIYKSLSQGTALKTENSLNWLQDPAFVGSAYIQESLPKGNLVGDDDKIYFFFSEAGKEFDFFDNTIVSRIARVCKGDMGGERVLQKKWTTFLKAQLLCSLPDDGFPFNIIQDMFVVTPSPEDWKNTVFYGVFTSQWYKGASGSSAVCSFTMDQVEKAFNGRYREVNRETQQWYTYNHPIPEPRPGVCITNAAREQGISSSLHMPDKVLNFVKDHFLMDSVIRSQPLLLKRNVRYTQIAVHRVQAATKAYNVLFIGTDDGRLHKAINVNNKMHIIEEMVLFSDSQPVQHIELDTDKGQLYVSSFSELVEVPVANCTNYQSCGECILSRDPYCAWNGRQCVDVRQAPPSNAWQQDVDEADTSAICSKTVPSPRFAKPPPTRMSSCQMIIIPANTFKVLPCKLRSNLAERRWEFSESAGHFHYPSPEGGLVVVAQADRQETYECWSVEEGFRQLLANYCVRGEAKWESTTLTGRSRTPQISQEEFIILPGEARSPQINTKTYWNELIVVCALLAFSLVVFSLYVIYRNRSHMKSMLKEGECPNMQQKKPRIVAKPAENLPLNGNTVPASVSDHKGYQTLNDNYICSTPPHECSSPDNSKSFSESEKRPLNLRESHVEISPTCPRPRVRLGSEIKDSIV; encoded by the exons ATGCAAAGGAGAGGACAACCAGAAGTTTCTCAGTCAGCGGCGTCTTCAACTACACCTCTCTCCTTCTCAGTAAAGAAGACAACATGCTGTACGTCGGCGCTCGGGAGATTCTCTTTGCTCTCAACCTTACTGACATCAGCGCAGTCAAGCTACACAGAAAT CTCACGTGGAAAACTcctgagaggaagagagatgaGTGCAGTTTCAAAGGGAAAGACCTGCAG ACGGATTGCTTCAACTACATCAAGATTTTACTACATGTGAACAGCACTCATCTGTACGTGTGTGGAACATATGCCTTCAGCCCCACCTGTGCTTACATA AACACTGCAGATTTCTCCCTCGTCAAGAGCCGTACTGGTGAGATTGTTACAGAGGATGGACGAAGCCGCTGCCCGTTCAACCCCGAATACAAGTCCACTGCTATCATGGCTG ATGGAGAGCTGTATGCTGGTACAGTCAGTAATTTCCAAGGAAATGAACCCATCATTTACAAGAGTCTAAGCCAAGGAACTGctctaaaaacagaaaactcaCTCAACTGGCTTCAAG ACCCGGCCTTTGTTGGCTCTGCCTACATACAGGAGAGCCTGCCCAAGGGCAACCTAGTGGGTGATGACGATAAGATTTACTTCTTCTTCAGTGAAGCAGGGAAGGAGTTTGATTTCTTTGACAACACCATTGTGTCACGTATTGCTCGCGTGTGTAAG GGTGACATGGGAGGAGAGAGGGTTCTGCAGAAGAAATGGACGACCTTCTTGAAGGCTCAACTCTTGTGCTCCCTGCCCGATGATGGCTTCCCTTTCAACATAATCCAAGACATGTTTGTGGTGACGCCCAGCCCCGAAGACTGGAAGAACACTGTGTTTTATGGAGTCTTCACATCTCAGTG GTATAAAGGTGCTTCAGGAAGCTCTGCAGTGTGTTCCTTCACCATGGACCAGGTGGAAAAGGCGTTCAATGGGCGATACCGTGAGGTCAACCGAGAGACTCAGCAGTGGTACACATACAACCATCCGATCCCGGAGCCTCGGCCTGGTGTG TGTATCACAAACGCTGCCAGGGAACAGGGCATCTCCTCCTCGCTGCACATGCCAGACAAGGTGTTGAATTTTGTCAAAGACCACTTCTTGATGGACAGCGTGATCCGCAGCCAGCCTCTCCTGCTAAAACGTAATGTTCGCTACACGCAGATCGCTGTCCATCGAGTCCAGGCAGCAACAAAGGCGTATAATGTGCTCTTCATTGGCACAG ATGATGGGAGACTTCATAAAGCCATCAATGTCAACAACAAGATGCACATCATTGAGGAGATGGTGCTCTtcagtgattcccaaccagTGCAACACATAGAGCTGGACACTGACAAG GGTCAGCTGTATGTTTCCTCTTTCTCCGAACTGGTGGAGGTCCCAGTAGCTAACTGCACTAATTATCAGAGCTGCGGGGAGTGCATCCTCTCCAGGGATCCTTACTGTGCTTGGAACGGGAGGCAGTGTGTGGATGTCAGACAGGCTCCACCGAGCAA TGCCTGGCAGCAGGATGTGGATGAAGCAGACACATCAGCTATTTGCAGCAAAACAGTGCCAAGCCCACGGTTTGCTAAACCTCCACCTACAC GAATGTCTTCATGCCAGATGATCATTATTCCAGCCAACACGTTCAAGGTACTACCATGCAAGCTGCGCTCTAATTTGGCTGAAAGGAGGTGGGAGTTCAGCGAGAGTGCGGGTCACTTCCATTACCCCAGCCCAGAAGGGGGGCTAGTAGTGGTAGCTCAAGCTGACAGGCAGGAAACCTATGAGTGCTGGTCAGTGGAAGAAGGCTTTAGACAGCTGCTGGCAAACTACTGTGTGAGGGGCGAGGCCAAGTGGGAGAGCACCACCCTGACGGGGCGTTCACGTACACCACAGATCTCCCAGGAGGAGTTCATCATCCTGCCAGGAGAGGCCCGCTCCCCGCAGATCAACACAAAAACCTACTGGAATGAGCTGATAGTGGTGTGCGCCCTCCTGGCGTTTTCCCTGGTGGTGTTCTCTCTATATGTGATCTACAGGAACCGCAGCCACATGAAATCCATGCTCAAGGAGGGCGAGTGCCCCAACATGCAGCAGAAGAAGCCCAGGATAGTGGCAAAACCGGCTGAGAACTTGCCGCTAAACGGCAACACAGTCCCAGCGTCTGTGTCCGACCACAAGGGCTACCAGACCCTTAACGACAACTACATCTGCAGCACTCCACCGCACGAGTGCTCATCACCCGACAACAGCAAGAGCTTCTCAGAGTCGGAGAAGAGGCCTCTGAACTTGAGAGAGAGCCATGTAGAGATTTCCCCGACATGCCCACGGCCACGAGTCAGACTGGGCTCTGAGATTAAAGACTCTATAGTGTGA
- the zgc:162879 gene encoding ras and EF-hand domain-containing protein isoform X1 translates to MDRPSLRRLFSACDVDKSGKIEYEDFTVVCRELNVPESEIKTLFDKFDADEDGCIDYNKFSSRFQEVSETMDLASFGAGSSQTQGCPWEEFVGRVDAESLLSESLREQLADLYQAIHSSANTSLLPQYEEIVHSLISQSLENRLECEQLETSLKRAEEMNNSQLTELEDDIQQQLRRTEERVRDEEQKKMEGILATMRRKYENEVTDLHATVDRLLNSQKDSDLNQSKEEVVRLNKQIRDLSQENEQLRASLLQAETNIAVLHAELDKLKNMYADQKAQHRRETDDLRRMVVEYQSYSNQIQVLQETNKKLYDSNDGLRSALASEAVKRRLSPQNEIPARRMKPLRQSTLNHGSSEPDSSKTTYFHVATWADRYLDSGVSMAMDTAESAGSDYDSDDSRSTVETVHHSYSYVPSDVEISEVKSEAAVSVAPSRASSIASSLRRRLSAFSTKPLETGIEETEDPGPMYRLVLAGDAGAGKSSFLLRLTLNEFRGDIQTTLGVDFQIKRMLVDGEKTSLQIWDTAGQERFRSIARSYFRKAHGVLLLYDVTSESSFLNVRAWVDQIQDSTDEKIPMCVIGNKVDLREQLPEGSSVSSLHGEKLAKAYGALFCETSAKEGTNIVEAVLHLAREVKKNVTLRRQSDSQVRLSPSNPKKTLNACCGL, encoded by the exons ATGGACCGACCGAGCCTTCGGAGACTTTTTTCTGCTTGTGATGTGGACAAGTCCGGTAAGATCGAGTACGAGGACTTCACCGTTGTCTGCCGGGAGCTCAACGTCCCCGAAAGTGAGATCAAAACTCTGTTCGACAAGTTCGACGCGGACGAAGACGGGTGCATAGACTACAACAAGTTTTCGTCCAGGTTTCAGGAGGTTTCAGAGACTATGGACCTGGCGTCTTTCGGAGCTGGGTCGTCACAAACCCAGGGCTGTCCGTGGGAAGAGTTTGTGGGCAGGGTAGATGCGGAGTCTCTCCTCTCTGAAAG TCTCAGGGAGCAGCTGGCTGATCTTTACCAGGCCATTCACTCCTCTGCAAACACGAGTTTGCTGCCGCAGTATGAGGAAATCGTCCACTCTCTGATCAGTCAAAGCCTGGAAAACAGGCTAGAGTGTGAACAGCTGGAGACCAGTTTAAAGCG AGCGGAGGAGATGAACAACAGTCAGCTGACAGAACTGGAGGACGATATACAGCAGCAGCTACGCAGAACAGAGGAGAGGGTGAGAGATGAG GAGCAAAAGAAAATGGAGGGAATTTTGGCGACCATGCGGAGGAAGTATGAGAATGAGGTCACAGACCTGCATGCAACGGTGGACCGACTTTTAAAT AGCCAAAAGGACTCTGACTTGAACCAGTCAAAGGAGGAGGTGGTCAGACTGAACAAACAAATCCGTGATCTCTCACAG GAAAACGAGCAGCTGCGGGCCTCCCTGCTCCAAGCCGAGACAAACATCGCTGTCTTGCACGCGGAGCTGGACAAGCTGAAGAACATGTATGCAGACCAGAAAGCTCAACACCGAAG AGAAACAGATGACTTGAGGAGGATGGTTGTGGAATACCAGTCATATTCCAATCAGATTCAGGTTCTCCA GGAAACTAACAAAAAGCTGTATGACAGTAACGACGGACTGCGCTCTGCGTTGGCCAGTGAAGCGGTTAAAAGGAGG CTGTCTCCCCAAAATGAAATCCCCGCCCGAAGGATGAAACCCCTCCGACAGAGCACACTCAACCACGGCAG CTCAGAGCCGGATTCCAGCAAAACAACCTACTTTCATGTGGCCACCTGGGCTGATAGGTATCTGGACAGTGGAGTCTCCATGGCGATGGACACAGCCGAGAGCGCAGGCAGCGATTATGACAGCGACGACAGTAGGAGCACGGTGGAAACTGTGCACCACAGTTACTCCTATGTCCCGTCCGATGTGGAG ATATCAGAAGTGAAATCTGAAGCTGCAGTGTCGGTGGCTCCTAGCAGGGCGAGCTCCATTGCATCGTCCCTACGAAGACGTTTGTCTGCATTTTCCACAAAG CCTTTAGAAACAGGCATAGAAGAAACTGAGGATCCTGGTCCCATGTACCGTCTGGTTTTAGCTGGAGACGCGGGAGCTGGAAAGTCCAGCTTCCTGCTGAGACTGACGCTCAATGAGTTCCGAGGAGACATTCAGACGACGCTGG GAGTTGATTTCCAAATAAAGAGGATGCTAGTGGACGGAGAGAAGACGAGTCTGCAGATATGGGACACAGCTGGGCAGGAGAG ATTCCGTAGTATTGCCAGGTCCTATTTCCGTAAAGCTCATGGAGTCCTGCTCCTGTATGATGTTACTTCAGAAAGCAGCTTCCTTAATGTCAGGGCGTGGGTGGATCAGATTCAG gATTCAACGGACGAGAAAATCCCCATGTGTGTTATTGGAAACAAGGTGGACCTCCGAGAGCAGCTCCCAGAGGGAAGCAGTGTGAGCAGTTTGCATGGAGAGAAATTGGCCAAG GCATACGGCGCCTTGTTCTGCGAAACCAGTGCCAAAGAGGGAACCAACATTGTCGAAGCTGTGCTTCATCTAGCGAG AGAGGTAAAGAAAAATGTCACTCTGAGGCGGCAGTCAGATTCTCAGGTCAGACTGAGTCCATCAAACCCAAAGAAGACTCTTAACGCCTGCTGTGGACTGTAG
- the zgc:162879 gene encoding ras and EF-hand domain-containing protein isoform X2, with protein MDRPSLRRLFSACDVDKSGKIEYEDFTVVCRELNVPESEIKTLFDKFDADEDGCIDYNKFSSRFQEVSETMDLASFGAGSSQTQGCPWEEFVGRVDAESLLSESLREQLADLYQAIHSSANTSLLPQYEEIVHSLISQSLENRLECEQLETSLKRAEEMNNSQLTELEDDIQQQLRRTEERVRDEEQKKMEGILATMRRKYENEVTDLHATVDRLLNSQKDSDLNQSKEEVVRLNKQIRDLSQENEQLRASLLQAETNIAVLHAELDKLKNMYADQKAQHRRETDDLRRMVVEYQSYSNQIQVLQETNKKLYDSNDGLRSALASEAVKRRLSPQNEIPARRMKPLRQSTLNHGRYLDSGVSMAMDTAESAGSDYDSDDSRSTVETVHHSYSYVPSDVEISEVKSEAAVSVAPSRASSIASSLRRRLSAFSTKPLETGIEETEDPGPMYRLVLAGDAGAGKSSFLLRLTLNEFRGDIQTTLGVDFQIKRMLVDGEKTSLQIWDTAGQERFRSIARSYFRKAHGVLLLYDVTSESSFLNVRAWVDQIQDSTDEKIPMCVIGNKVDLREQLPEGSSVSSLHGEKLAKAYGALFCETSAKEGTNIVEAVLHLAREVKKNVTLRRQSDSQVRLSPSNPKKTLNACCGL; from the exons ATGGACCGACCGAGCCTTCGGAGACTTTTTTCTGCTTGTGATGTGGACAAGTCCGGTAAGATCGAGTACGAGGACTTCACCGTTGTCTGCCGGGAGCTCAACGTCCCCGAAAGTGAGATCAAAACTCTGTTCGACAAGTTCGACGCGGACGAAGACGGGTGCATAGACTACAACAAGTTTTCGTCCAGGTTTCAGGAGGTTTCAGAGACTATGGACCTGGCGTCTTTCGGAGCTGGGTCGTCACAAACCCAGGGCTGTCCGTGGGAAGAGTTTGTGGGCAGGGTAGATGCGGAGTCTCTCCTCTCTGAAAG TCTCAGGGAGCAGCTGGCTGATCTTTACCAGGCCATTCACTCCTCTGCAAACACGAGTTTGCTGCCGCAGTATGAGGAAATCGTCCACTCTCTGATCAGTCAAAGCCTGGAAAACAGGCTAGAGTGTGAACAGCTGGAGACCAGTTTAAAGCG AGCGGAGGAGATGAACAACAGTCAGCTGACAGAACTGGAGGACGATATACAGCAGCAGCTACGCAGAACAGAGGAGAGGGTGAGAGATGAG GAGCAAAAGAAAATGGAGGGAATTTTGGCGACCATGCGGAGGAAGTATGAGAATGAGGTCACAGACCTGCATGCAACGGTGGACCGACTTTTAAAT AGCCAAAAGGACTCTGACTTGAACCAGTCAAAGGAGGAGGTGGTCAGACTGAACAAACAAATCCGTGATCTCTCACAG GAAAACGAGCAGCTGCGGGCCTCCCTGCTCCAAGCCGAGACAAACATCGCTGTCTTGCACGCGGAGCTGGACAAGCTGAAGAACATGTATGCAGACCAGAAAGCTCAACACCGAAG AGAAACAGATGACTTGAGGAGGATGGTTGTGGAATACCAGTCATATTCCAATCAGATTCAGGTTCTCCA GGAAACTAACAAAAAGCTGTATGACAGTAACGACGGACTGCGCTCTGCGTTGGCCAGTGAAGCGGTTAAAAGGAGG CTGTCTCCCCAAAATGAAATCCCCGCCCGAAGGATGAAACCCCTCCGACAGAGCACACTCAACCACGGCAG GTATCTGGACAGTGGAGTCTCCATGGCGATGGACACAGCCGAGAGCGCAGGCAGCGATTATGACAGCGACGACAGTAGGAGCACGGTGGAAACTGTGCACCACAGTTACTCCTATGTCCCGTCCGATGTGGAG ATATCAGAAGTGAAATCTGAAGCTGCAGTGTCGGTGGCTCCTAGCAGGGCGAGCTCCATTGCATCGTCCCTACGAAGACGTTTGTCTGCATTTTCCACAAAG CCTTTAGAAACAGGCATAGAAGAAACTGAGGATCCTGGTCCCATGTACCGTCTGGTTTTAGCTGGAGACGCGGGAGCTGGAAAGTCCAGCTTCCTGCTGAGACTGACGCTCAATGAGTTCCGAGGAGACATTCAGACGACGCTGG GAGTTGATTTCCAAATAAAGAGGATGCTAGTGGACGGAGAGAAGACGAGTCTGCAGATATGGGACACAGCTGGGCAGGAGAG ATTCCGTAGTATTGCCAGGTCCTATTTCCGTAAAGCTCATGGAGTCCTGCTCCTGTATGATGTTACTTCAGAAAGCAGCTTCCTTAATGTCAGGGCGTGGGTGGATCAGATTCAG gATTCAACGGACGAGAAAATCCCCATGTGTGTTATTGGAAACAAGGTGGACCTCCGAGAGCAGCTCCCAGAGGGAAGCAGTGTGAGCAGTTTGCATGGAGAGAAATTGGCCAAG GCATACGGCGCCTTGTTCTGCGAAACCAGTGCCAAAGAGGGAACCAACATTGTCGAAGCTGTGCTTCATCTAGCGAG AGAGGTAAAGAAAAATGTCACTCTGAGGCGGCAGTCAGATTCTCAGGTCAGACTGAGTCCATCAAACCCAAAGAAGACTCTTAACGCCTGCTGTGGACTGTAG